In a genomic window of Lepisosteus oculatus isolate fLepOcu1 chromosome 5, fLepOcu1.hap2, whole genome shotgun sequence:
- the LOC138239124 gene encoding olfactory receptor 1-like, with amino-acid sequence MSSLNSTVQLYSLFVRPQRFYINGVINMPYIQYYYIFLSLVYVICVLENSFIIFIIYMERSLHTPKYVVLLNLAVADMCASTAIIPKMIETFLFDSRFITYEACLANMFFAFLFPTIQSLTLVILAYDRFVAICFPLNYHIIITNNWMIVIITIVWCFATAMIITLVVLITRLSFCKSTVIESSFCDHGPVYRLACNDNFPNSIMAFISIAVLLFVPLILIILSYACILYALLKIASLEGRWKAFNTCTSHLMLVAVFYLTILGIYFAASSSTLHPNARILSTSLSRSIPYLLNPIIHVLKTEEIKESIKKIFKRNRV; translated from the coding sequence ATGAGCTCCTTGAATTCAACAGTTCAACTTTATTCTCTGTTTGTTCGGCCTCAGAGGTTTTATATAAATGGCGTTATTAATATGCCATATatacaatattattatatattcctGAGCCTTGTTTATGTCATATGTGTATTAGAAAACTCCTtcattatattcattatatacaTGGAGCGAAGTCTTCACACCCCTAAGTATGTGGTTCTTTTGAATCTGGCTGTAGCTGACATGTGTGCCAGCACAGCTATTATTCCTAAAATGATTGAGACATTTCTCTTTGATTCTCGGTTCATCACATATGAAGCCTGTTTGGCCAatatgttttttgcctttttgtttccTACCATACAGTCTCTCACTCTTGTTATACTAGCTTATGACAGGTTTGTTGCTATTTGTTTTCCACTGAATTATCACATCATCATCACAAACAATTGGATGATTGTGATAATAACCATAGTATGGTGTTTTGCAACAGCGATGATAATTACTCTAGTAGTTTTAATTACTAGACTGTCCTTTTGTAAATCAACTGTGATAGAGAGCTCCTTCTGTGATCACGGGCCTGTGTATCGTCTTGCTTGCAATGACAATTTTCCTAATTCAATAATGGCTTTTATTAGTATTGCAGTATTACTCTTTGTACCATTAATACTGATTATATTATCTTATGCTTGTATATTATATGCATTATTAAAAATTGCATCACTAGAAGGACGCTGGAAAGCATTCAATACCTGTACTTCCCATCTAATGTTGGTGGCAGTTTTCTACCTAACGATATTAGGAATATACTTTGCAGCATCTAGTAGCACACTTCATCCAAATGCTAGAATTCTAAGTACTTCACTGTCACGCTCCATTCCATATCTGCTGAATCCTATTATTCATGTATTAAAAACAGAGGAGATTAaagaatcaattaaaaaaatatttaaaagaaaccgAGTATGA